From the Bos taurus isolate L1 Dominette 01449 registration number 42190680 breed Hereford chromosome 22, ARS-UCD2.0, whole genome shotgun sequence genome, one window contains:
- the TWF2 gene encoding twinfilin-2 isoform X1 codes for MPKEKPEPYSGGLPSLWGEGTCVGLFESRTKEFQLVLGAFRELVGCWDQDYDGAVLPLLDAQQPCYLLYRLDSQNAQGFEWLFLAWSPDNSPVRLKMLYAATRATVKKEFGGGHIKDELFGTVKDDLSFAGYQKHLSSCAAPAPLTSAERELQQIRINEVKTEISVESKHQTLQGLAFPLQPQAQRALQQLRQKTINYIQLKLDLERETIELVHTEPTDVAQLPSRVPRDAARYHFFLYKHTHEGDPLESVVFIYSMPGYKCSIKERMLYSSCKSRLLDSVEQDFQLEIAKKIEIGDGAELTADFLYDEVHPKQHLAKRAFAKPRGPEGKRGHKRLIRGPGENGDDS; via the exons ATGCCTAAGGAGAAGCCGGAGCCCTATTCAGGGGGACTGCCCTCGCTGTGGGGAGAAGGAACTTGTGTCGGTCTCTTTGAGAGCAGGACCAAGGAATTCCAG CTCGTGCTGGGCGCCTTtcgggagctggtgggctgctgggACCAGGACTATGACGGGGCCGTTCTGCCGCTGCTGGATGCCCAACAGCCTTGCTACCTGCTCTACCGCCTGGACTCGCAGAATGCCCAGGGCTTCGAGTGGCTCTTCCTCGCCTGGTCACCTGATAATTCCCCC GTGCGGCTGAAGATGCTATATGCAGCCACACGGGCCACAGTGAAGAAGGAGTTTGGAGGCGGCCACATCAAGGATGAGCTGTTCGGGACTGTGAAG GATGACCTCTCCTTTGCCGGGTACCAGAAGCACCTGTCGTCCTGTGCAGCGCCTGCCCCACTGACCTCGGCTGAAAGAGAACTCCAGCAGATCCGTATTAACGAG GTGAAGACAGAGATCAGCGTGGAGAGCAAACACCAGACCTTGCAGGGCCTGGCCTTCCCCCTGCAGCCGCAGGCCCAACGGGCACTTCAGCAGCTCAGACAGAAGACGATCAACTACATCCAGCTG AAGCTGGACCTGGAGCGGGAGACTATCGAGCTGGTGCACACAGAGCCCACGGACGTGGCCCAGCTGCCGTCCCGAGTGCCCCGAGACGCCGCCCGCTACCACTTCTTCCTCTACAAGCACACCCACGAGGGTGACCCCCTGGAGTCTGTGG TGTTCATCTACTCCATGCCCGGCTACAAGTGCAGCATCAAGGAGCGCATGCTCTACTCCAGCTGCAAGAGCCGCCTCCTCGACTCCGTGGAGCAGGACTTCCAGCTGGAGATCGCCAAGAAG ATCGAGATTGGTGATGGGGCGGAGCTGACGGCTGACTTCCTCTACGACGAGGTGCACCCCAAGCAGCACCTCGCCAAACGGGCCTTCGCCAAGCCCAGGGGCCCCGAGGGCAAGCGGGGCCACAAGCGCCTCATCCGTGGCCCCGGTGAGAATGGGGATGACAGCTAG
- the TLR9 gene encoding toll-like receptor 9 precursor (The RefSeq protein has 4 substitutions compared to this genomic sequence): MGPYCAPHPLSLLVQAAALAVALAEGTLPAFLPCELQPHGQVDCNWLFLKSVPHFSAGAPRANVTSLSLISNRIHHLHDSDFAHLSNLRVLNLKWNCPPAGLSPMHFPCRMTIEPNTFLAVPTLEELNLSYNGITTVPALPSSLVSLSLSHTSILVLGPTHFTGLHALRFLYMDGNCYYMNPCPRALEVAPGALLGLGNLTHLSLKYNNLTEVPRRLPPSLDTLLLSYNHIVTLAPEDLANLTALRVLDVGGNCRRCDHARNPCRECPKNFPKLHPDTFSHLSRLEGLVLKDSSLYKLEKDWFRGLGRLQVLDLSENFLYDYITKTTIFNDLTQLRRLNLSFNYHKKVSFAHLHLASSFGSLVSLEKLDMHGIFFRSLTNITLQPLTRLPKLQSLRLQLNFINQAQLSIFGAFPSLLFVDLSDNRISGAATPAAALGEVDSRVEVWRLPRGLAPGPLDAVSSKDFMPSCNLNFTLDLSRNNLVTIQQEMFTRLSRLQCLRLSHNSISQAVNGSQFVPLTSLRVLDLSHNKLDLYHGRSFTELPQLEALDLSYNSQPFSMQGVGHNLSFVAQLPSLRYLSLAHNGIHSRVSQKLSSASLRALDFSGNSLSQMWAEGDLYLCFFKGLRNLVQLDLSENHLHTLLPRHLDNLPKSLRQLRLRDNNLAFFNWSSLTVLPRLEALDLAGNQLKALSNGSLPPGIRLQKLEVSSNSIGFVIPGFFVRATRLIELNLSANALKTVDPSWFGSLAGTLKILDVSANPLHCACGAAFVDFLLERQEAVPGLSRRVTCGSPGQLQGRSIFTQDLRLCLDETLSLDCFGLSLLMVALGLAVPMLHHLCGWDLWYCFHLCLAHLPRRRRQRGEDTLLYDAFVVFDKVQSAVADWVYNELRVQLEERRGRRALRLCLEERDWLPGKTLFENLWASVYSSRKTMFVLAHTDRVSGLLRASFLLAQQRLLEDRKDVVVLVILRPAAYRSRYVRLRQRLCRQSVLLWPHQPSGQGSFWANLGIALTRDNRHFYNRNFCRGPTTAE; encoded by the exons ATG GGCCCCTACTGTGCCCCGCACCCCCTTTCTCTCCTGGTGCAGGCGGCGGCACTGGCAGCGGCCCTGGCCGAGGGCAccctgcctgccttcctgcccTGTGAGCTCCAGCCCCATGGTCAGGTGGACTGCAACTGGCTGTTCCTGAAGTCTGTGCCGCACTTTTCGGCTGGAGCCCCCCGGGCCAATGTCACCAGCCTCTCCTTAATCTCCAACCGCATCCACCACTTGCATGACTCTGACTTCGTCCACCTGTCCAACCTGCGGGTCCTCAACCTCAAGTGGAACTGCCCGCCGGCCGGCCTCAGCCCCATGCACTTCCCCTGCCGTATGACCATCGAGCCCAACACCTTCCTGGCTGTGCCCACCCTGGAGGAGCTGAACCTGAGCTACAACGGCATCACGACCGTGCCTGCCCTGCCCAGTTCCCTCGTGTCCCTGTCGCTGAGCCACACCAGCATCCTGGTGCTAGGCCCCACCCACTTCACCGGCCTGCACGCCCTGCGCTTTCTGTACATGGACGGCAACTGCTACTACATGAACCCCTGCCCGCGGGCCCTGGAGGTGGCCCCAGGCGCCCTCCTCGGCCTGGGCAACCTCACGCACCTGTCGCTCAAGTACAACAACCTCACGGAGGTGCCCCGCCGCCTGCCCCCCAGCCTGGACACCCTGCTGCTGTCCTACAACCACATTGTCACCCTGGCACCCGAGGACCTGGCCAACCTGACTGCCCTGCGCGTGCTTGACGTGGGTGGGAACTGCCGCCGCTGCGACCATGCCCGCAACCCCTGCAGGGAGTGCCCAAAGAACTTCCCCAAGCTGCACCCTGACACCTTCAGTCACCTGAGCCGCCTCGAAGGCCTGGTGTTGAAGGACAGTTCTCTCTACAAACTAGAGAAAGATTGGTTCCGCGGCCTGGGCAGGCTCCAAGTGCTCGACCTGAGTGAGAACTTCCTCTATGACTACATCACCAAGACCACCATCTTCAACGACCTGACCCAGCTGCGCAGACTCAACCTGTCCTTCAATTACCACAAGAAGGTGTCCTTCGCCCACCTGCACCTGGCGTCCTCCTTTGGGAGTCTGGTGTCCCTGGAGAAGCTGGACATGCACGGCATCTTCTTCCGCTCCCTCACCAACATCACGCTCCAGCCGCTGACCCGGCTGCCCAAGCTCCAGAGTCTGCGTCTGCAGCTGAACTTCATCAACCAGGCCCAGCTCAGCATCTTTGGGGCCTTCCCGAGCCTGCTCTTCGTGGACCTGTCGGACAACCGCATCAGCGGAGCCGCGACGCCAGCGGCCGCCCTGGGGGAGGTGGACAGCAGGGTGGAAGTCTGGCGATTGCCCAGGGGCCTCGCTCCAGGCCCGCTGGACGCCGTCAGCTCAAAGGACTTCATGCCAAGCTGCAACCTCAACTTCACCTTGGACCTGTCACGGAACAACCTGGTGACAATCCAGCAAGAGATGTTTACCCGCCTCTCCCGCCTCCAGTGCCTGCGCCTGAGCCACAACAGCATCTCACAGGCGGTTAATGGCTCCCAGTTCGTGCCGCTGACCAGCCTGCGAGTGCTCGACCTGTCCCACAACAAGCTGGACCTGTACCATGGGCGCTCATTCACGGAGCTGCCACAGCTGGAGGCACTGGACCTCAGCTACAACAGCCAGCCCTTCAGCATGCAGGGCGTGGGCCACAACCTCAGCTTCGTGGCCCAGCTGCCCTCCCTGCGCTACCTCAGCCTTGCGCACAATGGCATCCACAGCCGCGTGTCACAGAAGCTCAGCAGCGCCTCGTTGCGCGCCCTGGACTTCAGCGGCAACTCCCTGAGCCAGATGTGGGCGGAGGGAGACctctatctctgctttttcaaagGCTTGAGGAACCTGGTCCAGCTGGACCTGTCCGAGAACCATCTGCACACCCTCCTGCCTCGTCACCTGGACAACCTGCCCAAGAGCCTGCGGCAGCTGCGTCTCCGGGACAATAACCTGGCCTTCTTCAACTGGAGCAGCCTGACCGTCCTGCCCCGGCTGGAAGCCCTGGATCTGGCAGGAAACCAGCTGAAGGCCCTGAGCAACGGCAGCCTGCCGCCTGGCATCCGGCTCCAGAAGCTGGACGTGAGCAGCAACAGCATCGGCTTCGTGATCCCCGGCTTCTTCGTCCGCGCGACTCGGCTGATAGAGCTTAACCTCAGCGCCAATGCCCTGAAGACAGTGGATCCCTCCTGGTTCGGTTCCTTAGCAGGGACCCTGAAAATCCTAGACGTGAGCGCCAACCCGCTCCACTGCGCCTGCGGGGCGGCCTTTGTGGACTTCCTGCTGGAGAGACAGGAGGCCGTGCCCGGGCTGTCCAGGCGCGTCACATGTGGCAGTCCGGGCCAGCTCCAGGGCCGCAGCATCTTCACACAGGACCTGCGTCTCTGCCTGGATGAGACCCTCTCCTTGGACTGCTTTGGCCTCTCGCTGCTAATGGTGGCGCTGGGCCTGGCAGTGCCCATGCTGCACCACCTCTGTGGCTGGGACCTCTGGTACTGCTTCCACCTGTGTCTGGCCCATTTGCCCCGACGGCGGCGGCAGCGGGGCGAGGACACCCTGCTCTATGATGCCTTCGTGGTCTTCGACAAGGTGCAGAGTGCAGTGGCTGATTGGGTGTACAACGAGCTCCGCGTGCAGCTGGAGGAGCGCCGGGGGCGCCGGGCGCTCCGCCTCTGCCTGGAGGAGCGAGACTGGCTCCCTGGTAAGACGCTCTTCGAGAACCTGTGGGCCTCGGTCTACAGCAGCCGCAAGACCATGTTCGTGCTGGACCACACGGACCGGGTCAGCGGCCTCCTGCGCGCCAGCTTCCTGCTGGCCCAGCAGCGCCTGTTGGAGGACCGCAAGGACGTCGTAGTGCTGGTGATCCTGCGCCCCGCCGCCTATCGGTCCCGCTACGTGCGGCTGCGCCAGCGCCTCTGCCGCCAGAGCGTCCTCCTCTGGCCCCACCAGCCCAGTGGCCAGGGTAGTTTCTGGGCCAACCTGGGCATAGCCCTGACCAGGGACAACCGTCACTTCTATAACCGGAACTTCTGCCGGGGCCCCACGACAGCCGAATAG
- the TWF2 gene encoding twinfilin-2, translating into MAHQTGIHATEELKEFFAKARAGSVRLIKVVIEDEQLVLGAFRELVGCWDQDYDGAVLPLLDAQQPCYLLYRLDSQNAQGFEWLFLAWSPDNSPVRLKMLYAATRATVKKEFGGGHIKDELFGTVKDDLSFAGYQKHLSSCAAPAPLTSAERELQQIRINEVKTEISVESKHQTLQGLAFPLQPQAQRALQQLRQKTINYIQLKLDLERETIELVHTEPTDVAQLPSRVPRDAARYHFFLYKHTHEGDPLESVVFIYSMPGYKCSIKERMLYSSCKSRLLDSVEQDFQLEIAKKIEIGDGAELTADFLYDEVHPKQHLAKRAFAKPRGPEGKRGHKRLIRGPGENGDDS; encoded by the exons ATGGCGCATCAGACCGGCATCCACG CCACCGAAGAGCTGAAGGAGTTCTTTGCCAAGGCGAGGGCTGGCTCTGTGCGACTCATCAAAGTTGTCATTGAGGACG AACAGCTCGTGCTGGGCGCCTTtcgggagctggtgggctgctgggACCAGGACTATGACGGGGCCGTTCTGCCGCTGCTGGATGCCCAACAGCCTTGCTACCTGCTCTACCGCCTGGACTCGCAGAATGCCCAGGGCTTCGAGTGGCTCTTCCTCGCCTGGTCACCTGATAATTCCCCC GTGCGGCTGAAGATGCTATATGCAGCCACACGGGCCACAGTGAAGAAGGAGTTTGGAGGCGGCCACATCAAGGATGAGCTGTTCGGGACTGTGAAG GATGACCTCTCCTTTGCCGGGTACCAGAAGCACCTGTCGTCCTGTGCAGCGCCTGCCCCACTGACCTCGGCTGAAAGAGAACTCCAGCAGATCCGTATTAACGAG GTGAAGACAGAGATCAGCGTGGAGAGCAAACACCAGACCTTGCAGGGCCTGGCCTTCCCCCTGCAGCCGCAGGCCCAACGGGCACTTCAGCAGCTCAGACAGAAGACGATCAACTACATCCAGCTG AAGCTGGACCTGGAGCGGGAGACTATCGAGCTGGTGCACACAGAGCCCACGGACGTGGCCCAGCTGCCGTCCCGAGTGCCCCGAGACGCCGCCCGCTACCACTTCTTCCTCTACAAGCACACCCACGAGGGTGACCCCCTGGAGTCTGTGG TGTTCATCTACTCCATGCCCGGCTACAAGTGCAGCATCAAGGAGCGCATGCTCTACTCCAGCTGCAAGAGCCGCCTCCTCGACTCCGTGGAGCAGGACTTCCAGCTGGAGATCGCCAAGAAG ATCGAGATTGGTGATGGGGCGGAGCTGACGGCTGACTTCCTCTACGACGAGGTGCACCCCAAGCAGCACCTCGCCAAACGGGCCTTCGCCAAGCCCAGGGGCCCCGAGGGCAAGCGGGGCCACAAGCGCCTCATCCGTGGCCCCGGTGAGAATGGGGATGACAGCTAG